A genomic region of Brevibacillus sp. JNUCC-41 contains the following coding sequences:
- a CDS encoding sodium:solute symporter family protein — protein sequence MNIAVFFILFFFVISVLIGIQAKKGKEMNLEQWSVGGRGMGALLIFLLSAGEMYTTFTFLGASGSAYGEGGSIFSIVSYGCLATVISYWTFPAIWRYAKKHQLVSQSDFFVKKYQSPYLGVLVAVIGVVACTCYLVLQLKGLGYIVSATSYGAISSTAAIWAGAIGVTIFVMVSGIHGSARTAILKDILILGIVVFLGVYFPLHYYGGLQPMYEAIENAKPNYTILPDQGMSVSWYISTVILSSIGFYMWPHGFSPIYAASSEKALRKNAILMPMYQLILLFAFFVGFAAILQMPGLKGGEADQILLQLSKQDFDPWFVGLIGGTGVLAALVPSSMLLMSISTMLAKNVYSVFTPSATEKQIAKLVKYLVPLISLLGIYLTFKGGNSLFSLALIAYNFITQLAPAFFASLMRKNFVTKHGAFAGIITGGVLVSIMELGNMKISQLFPHLPQAIKDLNVGIIALFVNIVVLVVVSLMTKNINYTHQGTDSLETTTEGHKFPTPKESNS from the coding sequence ATGAATATTGCCGTTTTTTTTATCCTGTTTTTTTTCGTCATTTCTGTTTTGATCGGTATCCAGGCTAAAAAAGGGAAAGAAATGAACTTGGAACAATGGTCGGTTGGAGGACGCGGGATGGGAGCCCTATTGATTTTCCTCTTGTCCGCTGGTGAAATGTATACAACCTTTACCTTTTTGGGTGCAAGTGGATCTGCTTATGGGGAAGGGGGTTCCATCTTTAGTATCGTATCATATGGCTGCCTGGCTACAGTGATCTCCTATTGGACATTTCCTGCTATCTGGAGGTATGCAAAGAAACACCAATTAGTTTCCCAATCTGATTTTTTTGTAAAAAAATATCAAAGTCCTTATCTTGGTGTGCTTGTTGCGGTTATAGGCGTTGTAGCTTGTACTTGCTACTTAGTGCTGCAATTGAAGGGGTTAGGATATATCGTTTCAGCAACATCCTATGGGGCAATCTCTTCTACAGCTGCCATTTGGGCCGGAGCAATTGGCGTTACTATTTTTGTAATGGTTTCCGGCATTCACGGCTCTGCGAGGACAGCTATTTTGAAGGATATTCTGATTCTTGGCATTGTCGTATTTTTAGGAGTTTATTTCCCACTTCATTATTACGGCGGGCTCCAACCTATGTATGAGGCAATTGAAAATGCAAAGCCGAACTATACCATACTTCCAGATCAGGGAATGAGCGTTTCATGGTATATATCCACTGTTATATTAAGCTCTATTGGATTTTATATGTGGCCGCACGGGTTTTCTCCTATATATGCTGCCTCTAGCGAAAAAGCTTTACGGAAAAACGCAATCCTAATGCCCATGTACCAATTGATATTATTGTTTGCCTTTTTTGTTGGATTTGCAGCGATTTTACAGATGCCTGGATTAAAAGGCGGCGAAGCCGATCAAATCTTGCTGCAGCTATCTAAACAGGATTTTGATCCATGGTTTGTGGGCTTAATCGGTGGAACTGGCGTGTTAGCCGCTTTAGTGCCAAGTTCCATGCTCTTGATGTCCATATCAACAATGCTTGCAAAAAATGTATATAGCGTATTCACTCCATCAGCAACGGAAAAACAGATTGCAAAACTGGTAAAATACTTGGTTCCCCTAATTTCTCTCTTAGGGATTTACTTGACCTTTAAAGGTGGAAATTCGCTCTTTAGTCTCGCTCTAATCGCCTATAATTTCATTACACAACTTGCTCCTGCCTTTTTCGCAAGTTTGATGAGAAAGAATTTTGTAACCAAACATGGAGCATTTGCCGGGATAATAACAGGAGGGGTGCTAGTTTCTATTATGGAACTGGGGAACATGAAAATCAGTCAACTATTTCCTCATCTTCCTCAAGCAATTAAAGACCTGAATGTAGGAATTATTGCCCTATTTGTCAATATCGTAGTCTTGGTGGTGGTTAGCTTGATGACAAAAAACATTAATTATACTCATCAAGGTACCGATAGTTTGGAAACGACAACGGAAGGGCACAAGTTTCCAACACCAAAAGAATCAAATAGCTAA
- a CDS encoding alpha/beta hydrolase family protein encodes MKRPLAIICFIVSAFVLMVGCRTKDTVEVEEKSKEVSSLKAIEGRWEGDIKIPNQPLPIIVHFTKKDGTISIPVQGLNEFPLTSVKLSNPDLFFNMDIQNQKITFDGKVDKERISGTFVQNGQAFPFELLKKSDQTVEKKETGEIVQADLKNGTIKGLLETPKNEGPFPVMIIIAGSGPTDKDGNSYANPGKNNSLKMLAESLAEKGIASIRYDKRGIGENMQLAGKEKDLRFEQYIDDAAAWAQFAKKDGRFSKVGIIGHSEGSLIGMAAAKKTETDIFISLAGAGESIDQVLIKQLEEQLTPTLLTESKDILAKLKQGKQVGTVSADLQSVFRPSVQPYMISWIQYNPIELVKELNIPVLIVNGNRDIQVPATNAKALHKEKKDSELLILEKMNHVLKEAPEDRKGNLATYTNPELPLSPGLVNGIIEFLNKNDITSNDGHKNNN; translated from the coding sequence ATGAAAAGACCTTTGGCGATTATATGTTTTATCGTAAGTGCTTTTGTATTAATGGTAGGTTGCAGAACCAAGGACACGGTAGAGGTGGAAGAGAAATCGAAGGAAGTGAGCTCATTGAAAGCTATTGAAGGCAGGTGGGAGGGAGATATTAAGATTCCAAATCAACCGCTTCCAATCATTGTTCATTTCACAAAGAAAGATGGAACGATAAGCATTCCTGTACAAGGGTTGAACGAATTCCCCTTAACAAGCGTAAAGTTAAGCAATCCAGACTTGTTTTTTAATATGGATATCCAAAATCAGAAAATAACGTTTGATGGGAAAGTAGATAAGGAAAGGATTTCAGGGACATTTGTTCAAAATGGGCAAGCGTTCCCCTTTGAATTGCTTAAGAAATCCGATCAGACAGTTGAAAAGAAAGAAACAGGTGAAATCGTGCAGGCTGACTTAAAGAACGGAACCATAAAAGGCCTTTTGGAAACACCAAAAAATGAAGGGCCTTTTCCTGTTATGATTATAATTGCGGGTTCTGGTCCGACCGATAAAGATGGTAACTCCTATGCAAATCCCGGAAAAAATAATAGTTTAAAAATGTTAGCCGAGAGTCTTGCAGAAAAAGGTATCGCAAGCATTAGGTATGATAAGCGCGGAATTGGCGAAAATATGCAATTGGCAGGAAAAGAAAAGGACCTGAGATTTGAACAATATATTGATGATGCAGCTGCTTGGGCTCAATTTGCCAAAAAGGATGGCCGTTTTTCCAAAGTTGGCATCATCGGCCATAGTGAAGGCTCTTTAATTGGGATGGCAGCCGCAAAGAAAACGGAAACAGACATATTCATTTCATTGGCGGGTGCAGGCGAATCCATTGACCAAGTACTCATTAAACAGCTTGAAGAGCAATTGACACCGACGTTATTAACGGAATCCAAAGATATACTGGCAAAGCTAAAGCAAGGAAAACAAGTCGGGACTGTCAGTGCTGATTTACAAAGTGTATTCCGACCTTCTGTTCAACCTTACATGATATCATGGATTCAATATAACCCGATAGAATTAGTAAAGGAACTGAACATCCCTGTTCTGATCGTGAACGGTAATAGAGATATTCAAGTGCCGGCAACCAACGCAAAAGCATTGCATAAAGAAAAAAAAGATTCTGAATTACTTATACTTGAAAAGATGAATCATGTATTGAAAGAAGCCCCTGAAGATCGAAAGGGAAATTTAGCAACCTATACAAATCCTGAACTACCTTTATCCCCTGGATTGGTGAATGGAATCATTGAATTTTTAAACAAAAATGACATTACAAGTAATGACGGCCATAAAAATAACAATTGA
- the mgtE gene encoding magnesium transporter: MIKILTEDQMTLQIIKVLKEGKKKEFQAILEELQPYDIARIFEGLPEKHHTRFLLLLDSEQIAELIQEVEKVHQLKILSKLGIEKSGHVMDLMDNDDLASLLEDLSPEKIEELLSGMKQEESKIVQNIMNYPPETAGRIMTNRFVWIPQHYTVRESVEKLKIFAEFSETINYLYVIDNDKKLVGVVSYRDLIINDESEKIQDIMYSRVISVSAYEDQEEVARVIERYDFLAIPVVEKNNELLGIVTVDDIIDVVIKEANEDIEKLSASGKAIDFDTKAHVAAYRRLPWLILLLFIGLVSGTIISGFEETLSKVVALAFFMPMIAGMTGNTGTQSLAVVVRGLITSDTDKGVVTRLIIREMKVGLIIGITCGILISIIAYVWQGNPVLGLVVGSSLVMTLIIGTLAGTIIPLILYKFNIDPAVASGPLITTLNDILSLLIYFGIATMFISKLM, encoded by the coding sequence ATGATAAAAATCCTGACGGAAGATCAAATGACTTTACAAATCATAAAAGTATTAAAAGAAGGAAAAAAGAAAGAATTTCAAGCAATATTAGAAGAACTCCAACCATATGACATTGCGCGAATTTTTGAGGGGCTTCCAGAAAAACATCATACACGTTTCTTGTTATTACTTGATTCAGAACAAATCGCTGAACTGATTCAAGAAGTTGAAAAGGTTCATCAATTGAAAATCCTTAGTAAATTAGGAATAGAGAAATCCGGCCACGTAATGGATCTAATGGATAATGATGATCTAGCTTCATTGTTAGAGGACCTATCCCCTGAAAAAATTGAAGAACTTCTTTCAGGTATGAAACAAGAAGAATCAAAAATCGTTCAAAATATCATGAATTATCCACCTGAAACGGCAGGGCGAATAATGACAAACCGTTTCGTATGGATACCCCAACATTATACGGTTCGAGAATCAGTTGAAAAGCTGAAAATCTTTGCAGAGTTTTCGGAAACGATCAATTATCTTTATGTAATAGATAATGATAAAAAATTAGTAGGTGTTGTGTCATATCGGGATTTAATAATAAATGATGAATCTGAAAAAATTCAAGATATTATGTATAGCCGGGTTATCTCCGTATCTGCTTATGAAGACCAGGAAGAGGTAGCGCGTGTTATTGAGCGATATGATTTTTTAGCAATTCCTGTAGTTGAAAAAAATAATGAGTTATTAGGAATTGTGACCGTCGATGATATTATTGATGTTGTCATTAAGGAAGCGAATGAAGATATTGAAAAATTATCGGCTTCGGGTAAAGCTATAGACTTTGACACGAAGGCACACGTGGCCGCATATCGTCGGCTACCCTGGCTTATTTTACTTTTATTTATCGGATTAGTGTCCGGAACTATAATAAGCGGTTTTGAAGAAACATTGTCCAAAGTTGTTGCACTTGCTTTCTTCATGCCGATGATCGCAGGGATGACTGGAAATACAGGTACTCAATCTTTAGCTGTTGTTGTAAGAGGCCTAATCACCAGTGATACGGATAAAGGTGTCGTAACCAGACTTATTATACGGGAAATGAAAGTTGGATTGATAATAGGAATTACCTGTGGAATATTAATTTCCATCATTGCTTATGTTTGGCAGGGAAATCCCGTTCTGGGATTAGTGGTTGGAAGTTCGTTAGTGATGACCCTAATTATCGGGACGTTAGCTGGGACCATTATTCCTTTGATATTATATAAATTCAACATAGATCCTGCAGTTGCTTCTGGTCCGCTAATTACAACATTGAATGATATACTTTCGTTACTCATTTACTTTGGAATTGCAACGATGTTTATTTCAAAATTGATGTAG
- a CDS encoding NADP-dependent oxidoreductase — MTQTKQQMITLANRPKGMPSKGDFNFVESDVPTPKDNEILVRTLYLSVDPYMRGRMQDTKSYIAPFELNKVITGGVVAEVVESKSNSFKQGDVVVGNIDWAEYTVVTEKEIRVIDPKVAPVTTHLGILGMTGLTAYFGLLDIGKPQEGETVVVSGAAGAVGSAVGQIAKIKGAKVVGIAGSDEKLEYLTKELGFDGAVNYKRDSFKTDLANAVPDGVDVYFDNVGGEVSDAVFTLLNANARIPLCGAISSYNAEGKDLGPRLQSAMIKTSALMKGFTVGNYAARFQEGATDLGKWLQEGKLKYEETIIEGFENTPDAFLGLFKGTNLGKQLVKVAEPEFAQL, encoded by the coding sequence ATGACACAAACCAAACAGCAAATGATCACCCTGGCAAATCGTCCAAAAGGTATGCCTTCGAAAGGGGATTTTAACTTTGTTGAGAGTGACGTTCCCACACCAAAGGATAATGAGATTTTAGTACGTACACTATATTTATCTGTCGATCCATACATGCGTGGCAGAATGCAAGATACAAAATCATATATTGCTCCATTTGAATTGAATAAGGTTATCACCGGTGGAGTGGTTGCTGAAGTTGTTGAGTCCAAATCGAATTCCTTCAAACAAGGGGATGTCGTTGTTGGGAATATCGACTGGGCAGAATACACAGTTGTCACTGAAAAGGAAATCCGCGTGATTGATCCCAAGGTGGCTCCGGTCACAACTCATTTAGGGATTCTTGGAATGACCGGTTTAACTGCATATTTTGGCTTGCTTGATATTGGTAAACCTCAAGAAGGTGAAACTGTAGTGGTTTCAGGAGCGGCTGGAGCAGTTGGTTCAGCAGTCGGACAAATTGCTAAGATTAAAGGTGCGAAGGTTGTTGGCATCGCCGGTTCAGATGAAAAACTTGAGTACTTAACGAAAGAGCTCGGATTTGATGGAGCCGTAAATTATAAAAGAGATAGTTTTAAGACAGATTTAGCTAATGCTGTTCCCGATGGAGTCGATGTTTATTTCGATAATGTGGGCGGCGAGGTGTCCGATGCTGTTTTCACACTTTTGAATGCAAATGCCCGAATTCCATTATGCGGAGCGATTTCCTCCTATAATGCAGAAGGGAAAGATCTAGGACCGCGTCTGCAATCGGCGATGATCAAAACGAGTGCCCTTATGAAAGGTTTCACAGTTGGGAATTATGCCGCTAGATTCCAAGAGGGGGCTACGGATTTAGGTAAGTGGCTTCAAGAAGGAAAGCTGAAGTATGAAGAAACGATTATTGAAGGGTTCGAAAACACACCTGATGCCTTTTTAGGTTTATTTAAAGGAACGAACCTCGGTAAACAGCTTGTAAAAGTTGCTGAACCTGAATTCGCTCAACTATAA
- a CDS encoding FUSC family protein, which yields MSKNKQGTSSKSLKLDVIHTTFKQAFELKKNPFPWIKALSAGIAAALPVLIGLLFGNLAYGLLAGIGGFTYLYVFNQPYYQRAKKTFFVMVGLALSVVLGTLLAPYQLGTAIMMGIIGGSVFFIFGALKITGPSAVFFVLSFALATGMPIDQTLAPLRGGLVLLGGALSWIICMLGWFFNPHGPEKLAVEKVYRELGAFFDSLGTGGFNAARQRTVLAMKQAEDTLLARFSNRRSSDMLKRLFLLNDQANVIFLEALELSLHKKAVLPPELGQSVRALADSIASKTKNESKILQPDQMELEVEKLFVEIYNADAIMNEPVSKIHQEASISKPSLKTIFLGAFDKNSIVFLSSIRYGTILTIAAIIAYSADFNRSYWIPLSCAAVMSGATIVATFHRAVQRTFGTIIGLLLASLILASVHNEFIIVLIILCLTIITELFIVRNYGLAAMFFTPSALIMAEYSTQSYDFSFFATVRITDIVVGSMIGLLGSLLIGSQSASSLLNHLMAKTIRSQGQFLLVAFSGHDNGLAIDESSERNKMQTNMVNLLTVYNAALGEIFKNKARLESLWPVIFSIEQLGYYLNASLKFSDWSVLSERELAQLLYVFETMAIAADKGRSLTNKVVPEIEGYSKIRHEILDLQKALRFSGEATS from the coding sequence ATGAGTAAAAATAAGCAAGGGACATCTTCAAAATCCCTGAAGTTGGATGTAATACATACGACATTTAAACAGGCTTTTGAATTAAAAAAGAATCCATTTCCTTGGATAAAAGCTTTAAGTGCAGGGATAGCGGCTGCCTTACCTGTTTTAATTGGCTTATTATTCGGCAATTTAGCATACGGTTTACTGGCAGGAATAGGCGGGTTCACTTATTTATACGTATTTAACCAACCGTATTACCAAAGAGCTAAAAAGACTTTCTTTGTGATGGTGGGTCTTGCTTTATCTGTTGTATTAGGGACACTTTTGGCTCCATACCAATTGGGAACAGCCATAATGATGGGGATCATCGGGGGAAGTGTTTTTTTTATTTTTGGTGCATTAAAGATTACCGGTCCTTCGGCGGTTTTCTTTGTCTTGAGTTTTGCGCTAGCGACAGGTATGCCCATTGATCAGACGCTTGCGCCGTTGCGTGGAGGTCTTGTTTTATTGGGGGGGGCACTGTCTTGGATAATCTGTATGTTAGGTTGGTTTTTCAATCCTCATGGACCAGAAAAGCTTGCGGTGGAAAAGGTGTACAGAGAATTGGGTGCATTCTTTGATTCGCTAGGCACCGGGGGATTCAATGCAGCAAGACAAAGAACGGTATTGGCGATGAAACAAGCGGAAGATACATTGTTAGCCAGGTTTTCAAACAGGCGAAGCTCAGACATGTTAAAGCGGTTGTTTCTATTGAATGACCAGGCAAATGTCATTTTCCTGGAAGCATTGGAACTATCCTTGCATAAAAAGGCTGTGCTACCGCCAGAATTAGGACAATCGGTACGTGCCTTGGCCGACTCCATTGCATCTAAAACTAAAAATGAATCAAAAATTCTTCAGCCGGACCAAATGGAACTAGAGGTGGAAAAGCTATTCGTTGAAATTTACAATGCAGATGCCATCATGAATGAACCGGTTAGTAAAATCCACCAAGAAGCTTCAATCTCAAAGCCTTCATTAAAAACGATTTTTCTTGGGGCGTTCGACAAGAACTCGATTGTCTTTCTCTCTTCCATTCGATATGGAACAATCCTTACCATTGCCGCCATCATCGCCTATTCCGCTGATTTTAACCGTTCGTATTGGATTCCCTTATCATGTGCAGCCGTTATGTCAGGTGCGACCATTGTTGCCACATTTCATCGTGCGGTACAAAGGACCTTCGGGACAATCATCGGACTCCTATTAGCAAGCTTAATTCTTGCATCCGTTCATAACGAGTTCATTATCGTTCTGATCATTTTGTGTTTGACAATCATTACAGAGCTTTTCATCGTACGGAATTATGGATTGGCGGCGATGTTTTTTACCCCTTCAGCTTTAATCATGGCGGAATATTCAACTCAAAGCTATGATTTTAGTTTTTTTGCGACCGTAAGAATAACCGATATCGTCGTTGGGAGCATGATAGGTCTTCTTGGATCGCTGTTAATCGGCAGTCAATCGGCCTCAAGCCTTCTCAATCATTTGATGGCCAAAACAATTCGAAGCCAGGGGCAATTTCTGTTGGTGGCGTTCTCTGGACATGATAATGGACTTGCAATCGATGAAAGCAGTGAAAGGAACAAAATGCAAACCAATATGGTGAATCTATTAACGGTCTACAATGCGGCTCTTGGTGAGATATTCAAAAACAAGGCTAGACTGGAATCTCTTTGGCCCGTGATATTTTCGATAGAACAGTTGGGATATTATTTAAATGCAAGCTTGAAATTCTCTGATTGGTCGGTACTTTCAGAGCGTGAACTTGCTCAATTACTGTATGTTTTTGAAACAATGGCAATCGCTGCAGATAAGGGGAGGTCACTTACTAATAAAGTGGTTCCGGAAATTGAAGGGTACTCAAAAATCCGCCACGAAATTTTGGATCTTCAAAAAGCACTTCGATTTAGCGGTGAAGCAACGAGCTAA
- a CDS encoding YbjN domain-containing protein: MSNVAKFRDFLTSEKIYMNELKEDGTTFFRAEQKLKDGWKVLLVFAFNQDENVADLFCFNVAELKNPDKKQDVHTLLNEYNANFRYSKLYEENGTISIRYSYSIEGDIVPDLAFRKLIMLLETAQQVYPRLMEVIWS; this comes from the coding sequence ATGTCAAACGTTGCTAAATTTCGTGATTTTTTAACTAGTGAGAAAATCTATATGAATGAGTTGAAAGAAGATGGCACCACCTTTTTTAGAGCCGAGCAAAAGTTAAAGGACGGGTGGAAGGTCCTTTTAGTATTTGCTTTCAATCAAGATGAAAATGTGGCGGACTTATTTTGCTTTAATGTCGCCGAGTTAAAGAATCCTGATAAGAAACAGGATGTACATACACTGTTGAATGAATATAATGCTAATTTTAGGTATTCAAAGCTGTATGAAGAAAATGGGACCATTTCCATTCGGTATTCATACTCCATTGAGGGGGACATCGTACCGGATCTGGCATTCAGGAAGTTAATCATGCTGCTTGAAACGGCACAGCAGGTTTATCCGCGGTTAATGGAAGTCATTTGGTCTTAA
- a CDS encoding B3/B4 domain-containing protein, with amino-acid sequence MEITISANLSSKIPEFKVGIITYENIEVGPSPQMVKGRLQLFQEALFFDLEEKELTDFSGIKAWREIFKATGTNPSRYRPSVEALYRRIKKQNYLAPIHSAIDLNNFFSLLYEVPIGIYDADKLSGDISIKIGEGSDGYEGLNGRLNSMENMITSADHDGAFGSPYVDSERTKVTEGTKKAIQIIYLQPNTPITEANQLTKSLMDMFLEIHGGVGTYSIVEG; translated from the coding sequence TTGGAAATTACTATATCAGCTAATCTAAGCAGTAAAATCCCTGAATTCAAAGTTGGGATCATTACATATGAAAACATCGAAGTAGGTCCCTCCCCGCAAATGGTGAAAGGAAGACTTCAACTATTTCAGGAAGCACTTTTCTTCGACCTTGAAGAAAAGGAATTGACCGACTTTTCCGGCATTAAAGCGTGGCGGGAGATTTTCAAGGCTACAGGAACAAACCCGTCACGGTATCGCCCCTCCGTGGAAGCCCTTTACCGCCGCATAAAAAAACAGAATTACTTGGCACCCATCCATTCAGCCATCGATTTGAATAACTTCTTCTCGCTGTTATATGAAGTTCCGATCGGCATTTATGATGCGGACAAATTATCAGGAGACATCTCGATAAAGATTGGCGAAGGGTCAGATGGTTATGAGGGATTGAATGGCCGCTTGAATTCCATGGAAAATATGATTACATCAGCCGACCATGATGGCGCATTCGGAAGTCCTTACGTTGATTCAGAACGCACGAAAGTCACCGAAGGAACGAAAAAGGCCATCCAAATCATATATTTACAGCCCAATACTCCAATCACCGAAGCAAATCAGCTAACGAAATCCTTAATGGACATGTTCCTTGAGATCCATGGGGGTGTAGGAACTTACTCGATTGTAGAAGGATAA
- the queG gene encoding tRNA epoxyqueuosine(34) reductase QueG codes for MDMNLFKQEVILYSKEIGIDKIGFTSATAFTELKGRLIRQQKLDYQSGFEETDIEKRVSPELIFDKPQSIISIALAYPSKLKDAPQSTKSERRGIFCRASWGTDYHTVLRNRLQLLENFIKDKVPGALTKSMVDTGELSDRAVAERAGIGWSGKNSMIITPEFGSYVYLGDMITNLPFEPDQPMEDQCGTCNKCVDVCPTGALVQGGQLNSKRCIAFLTQTKGFLPDEFRTKIGNRLYGCDTCQTVCPKNKGMDFHFHEEMEPDPELAKPLLKPLLTISNRDFKEKYGHVSGSWRGKKPIQRNAILALAHFKDETALPQLIQVMKEDPRPVIRGTAAWAVGKIGREQAVSILEEARMKETDEEVLAEIEKGLQFTLETK; via the coding sequence ATGGATATGAACTTATTCAAGCAAGAAGTTATTTTATATAGTAAGGAAATCGGCATTGATAAAATCGGCTTTACATCAGCCACGGCTTTTACCGAATTGAAAGGTAGGCTGATACGTCAACAGAAGCTGGATTATCAGTCAGGGTTTGAAGAAACCGATATAGAAAAGAGGGTAAGCCCTGAATTGATATTCGATAAACCGCAATCCATCATTTCGATTGCGCTTGCTTATCCTTCGAAATTGAAGGATGCTCCGCAAAGTACAAAAAGTGAGCGACGCGGGATCTTTTGCAGGGCTTCTTGGGGAACGGATTATCATACCGTTCTTCGAAATAGATTGCAGTTACTTGAGAATTTCATTAAAGATAAAGTGCCAGGGGCATTGACGAAATCCATGGTTGATACGGGTGAATTATCAGATAGGGCAGTGGCTGAGCGTGCGGGAATTGGCTGGAGTGGAAAAAACAGTATGATCATCACTCCGGAATTCGGGTCTTATGTATATTTGGGGGACATGATTACAAACCTGCCATTTGAACCTGATCAACCGATGGAAGATCAATGCGGGACATGCAATAAATGTGTCGATGTTTGCCCGACTGGTGCGCTTGTTCAGGGCGGGCAGCTAAATTCCAAGCGTTGCATTGCATTCTTAACCCAGACAAAAGGTTTCCTTCCGGATGAGTTCAGGACGAAAATAGGCAATCGTTTGTATGGTTGTGATACATGCCAGACAGTTTGTCCGAAAAACAAAGGAATGGATTTTCATTTCCATGAAGAGATGGAACCCGACCCCGAGCTGGCGAAACCGCTGTTGAAACCACTGCTTACGATTTCAAATCGGGACTTTAAAGAGAAATACGGCCATGTATCTGGCTCTTGGCGTGGTAAAAAGCCAATCCAACGAAATGCCATTTTAGCACTGGCCCACTTCAAAGATGAAACGGCATTACCCCAATTGATACAGGTCATGAAGGAAGATCCAAGGCCTGTAATACGAGGAACTGCGGCTTGGGCAGTTGGGAAAATTGGCCGGGAGCAGGCCGTTTCCATTCTGGAGGAAGCAAGAATGAAGGAAACGGATGAAGAGGTACTGGCGGAAATTGAGAAAGGACTGCAGTTTACCTTGGAAACAAAATGA
- a CDS encoding DUF421 domain-containing protein — protein MSIIEVLSRVVAAFVVLLLITRIMGKKQVSQLTYFNYITGITIGAVAASITIDTSIDMVDAFVSLIGWSVLTILVSFINLKSPKTRIILDGEPTIVIKDGKILEKALKGEKLNMDDLSMLLREQSIFSMQEVNYAVLEPNGQLSVLKKVDSQSVSKKDITYVKPLYIPTEIIVDGKIIPHNLSKLSLNQNWLETQLQQFGVCLQDVFYAEIQSDGTLYIDKRQDDQFPPR, from the coding sequence TTGAGCATTATTGAAGTGTTAAGTAGGGTGGTCGCTGCTTTTGTGGTTTTACTATTGATTACTCGAATTATGGGAAAAAAACAAGTAAGTCAGTTGACTTACTTCAACTATATTACAGGTATCACTATCGGCGCGGTGGCTGCTTCCATCACAATTGATACAAGTATTGATATGGTTGACGCCTTCGTTAGTTTAATCGGTTGGTCCGTACTCACTATTCTTGTAAGCTTTATTAATTTAAAATCTCCAAAAACTCGTATAATACTTGACGGCGAACCTACAATTGTAATCAAAGATGGAAAAATCCTAGAGAAAGCTTTGAAAGGGGAAAAATTAAACATGGATGACCTTAGCATGCTATTGCGAGAACAAAGCATATTCTCCATGCAAGAGGTAAACTATGCCGTTTTAGAACCAAATGGTCAATTGTCTGTCTTAAAAAAAGTGGATAGCCAGAGTGTTTCCAAAAAGGATATTACTTATGTGAAACCATTATACATACCTACAGAAATTATTGTGGATGGAAAAATCATTCCTCATAATTTAAGTAAACTGAGTTTAAACCAAAACTGGTTGGAAACGCAATTACAGCAGTTTGGTGTATGCCTACAAGATGTATTTTATGCTGAAATACAAAGTGATGGCACTTTGTATATAGATAAAAGACAAGATGACCAGTTTCCTCCACGTTAA